The following are from one region of the Leptospira neocaledonica genome:
- a CDS encoding mucoidy inhibitor MuiA family protein translates to MISRFSSSVLAASFLILLGTNFYAQESDPSASDTPTAITEEEKASKSPVSVSYAKIDSVLLYSDLVYVTRQSEVKLPAGVSEILLGEVPIASLDKSVIVTFTDPNKKFKIKGIRVSEKASRRKKSQEAEELEKRKEGLLLALSTKSREVQDLLDWEASIKSIKPTIRDQDGVVERIDSENFASFRKTYAELAEDNTKLRLAKLEELDRIREEFYIVTTKLAHLAEGDTLRRKEIRLDVESDSANIFPFEYKYLIRGANWYPRYTLELNANGQEAELGWHALVRNETGEDWKNVRLEFSTANPNQDIDLPEYREYRIASKEVAVYSGDEDYSPADKEYDAPSKPSANAGAMIQNKKESKKKAPAPKISQRSKAEERVDDVYYQEKNDSPLMQSRALIEGNYKDRSNSIRVEENMNRLQGELANQKYSFDQGSYEESIRYGKEALRRFSGLRESSRKELRELENEVQNLLNRSSQLSSDKKYSNQLIAPGISSEGFDFRYIAQSREKIPSDRTLNRVFLRKRNITVRPGYETSPLTNDGVFLNVVSSNTEREPLLAGPLEIYSGENLLGTTTVSTLKPGQEIKMELGPDRDIKVERKQEKLDDKSGIISRKKNIRYRVTISIKNNKRRSVPVRLIDRIPYTNDDSVKVEWSSGADTPKSKTEDGILTYEFEIGANSRKAVQFEYTVSYPADNILRETPGSDSY, encoded by the coding sequence ATGATTTCCCGCTTTTCTTCCTCGGTTCTTGCAGCTTCCTTTTTGATTTTGTTAGGGACTAATTTTTACGCCCAAGAATCTGACCCTTCTGCAAGTGATACGCCTACAGCTATCACGGAAGAGGAGAAGGCTTCCAAGTCCCCTGTCTCCGTTTCTTACGCTAAGATAGATTCTGTTCTATTATATTCCGACTTAGTTTACGTCACAAGACAATCCGAGGTCAAACTTCCTGCAGGAGTTTCAGAAATATTATTGGGAGAAGTGCCGATTGCTTCCTTGGACAAGAGTGTGATTGTCACATTTACGGATCCGAATAAAAAATTTAAGATTAAAGGGATACGAGTCTCAGAAAAAGCTTCTAGAAGAAAAAAATCACAAGAGGCAGAGGAGTTAGAGAAAAGGAAAGAGGGTTTACTCTTGGCTTTAAGCACAAAGTCGAGAGAGGTCCAAGATCTTTTGGATTGGGAAGCTTCTATCAAATCCATCAAACCTACTATTAGAGATCAAGACGGGGTAGTGGAGAGGATCGACTCTGAAAATTTTGCTTCTTTCCGAAAAACGTACGCAGAGTTGGCAGAAGATAATACAAAACTTCGATTAGCAAAGCTAGAAGAATTAGATCGTATCCGAGAAGAATTTTATATAGTAACGACTAAGCTCGCACATCTTGCAGAAGGCGACACTCTTCGCAGAAAAGAGATCCGATTAGATGTGGAATCCGATTCTGCAAATATTTTTCCTTTCGAATATAAATACCTGATCCGAGGTGCGAATTGGTATCCTCGTTATACTTTGGAACTGAATGCGAATGGACAAGAGGCCGAATTAGGTTGGCATGCATTAGTCCGGAACGAAACGGGAGAAGATTGGAAAAACGTTCGATTGGAATTTTCCACAGCAAATCCGAACCAAGACATAGATTTACCTGAATATAGAGAATACAGAATCGCTTCCAAGGAAGTTGCGGTGTATTCCGGAGATGAGGATTATTCTCCTGCTGACAAGGAGTATGACGCTCCTTCTAAACCTTCTGCAAATGCAGGTGCTATGATCCAAAACAAGAAGGAATCCAAAAAAAAAGCCCCAGCGCCTAAGATTTCTCAAAGAAGTAAGGCGGAAGAGAGGGTAGACGATGTTTATTATCAGGAAAAGAATGATAGTCCTTTGATGCAGTCTCGCGCATTGATCGAAGGAAACTATAAGGATAGATCCAATTCAATTCGTGTAGAAGAGAATATGAATCGACTCCAAGGAGAACTTGCGAACCAAAAATATTCTTTCGACCAAGGATCTTACGAAGAATCCATTCGATACGGAAAAGAAGCACTCCGTAGATTTTCAGGATTAAGAGAAAGTTCTAGAAAAGAATTAAGAGAACTCGAAAACGAAGTACAAAATCTTCTGAACAGATCTTCTCAATTGAGTTCGGATAAAAAATATTCCAATCAGTTGATTGCTCCAGGAATTTCTTCCGAAGGATTTGATTTCAGATATATCGCTCAGTCTAGAGAAAAAATTCCTTCCGATCGAACCTTAAACCGAGTTTTTCTTCGAAAAAGAAATATCACAGTTCGTCCTGGTTATGAAACTTCTCCGCTCACCAATGATGGAGTTTTTCTGAATGTAGTTTCTTCGAATACAGAAAGAGAACCTTTGCTTGCCGGTCCTCTTGAAATTTATTCCGGAGAAAATCTTCTGGGAACGACTACAGTTTCCACTTTAAAGCCAGGGCAAGAGATCAAAATGGAACTTGGACCTGATCGAGATATCAAGGTGGAGAGAAAGCAAGAAAAATTGGATGATAAGTCCGGGATCATCTCTCGCAAAAAAAATATCCGTTATAGAGTGACTATCTCCATTAAAAACAATAAACGTAGATCGGTTCCCGTTCGTTTGATCGATCGTATACCTTATACAAACGACGATAGCGTAAAGGTGGAATGGTCGTCGGGCGCAGATACTCCTAAATCCAAAACCGAGGATGGAATTCTTACATACGAATTTGAAATAGGCGCGAACTCTCGCAAAGCAGTCCAGTTCGAATATACTGTTTCTTATCCTGCAGACAATATACTAAGGGAAACCCCTGGTTCGGATTCTTATTGA
- a CDS encoding sterol desaturase family protein: protein MEKNIIELITPVFFVLVVVELLYSAFGNKPFYRFKDSINNLSAGIFMQIFTVFITLGLMAVYSWVYAKFGVLNISNDSWIGWVFCFILADFFYYWYHRFGHEINIFWASHVAHHQSEDYNFTVALRQGVTQNTFSLPFYLPLAVMGFPPIMFLLCIQINFAYQFWLHTRAIPKLGFFEWIFNTPSQHRVHHGRDPKYIDKNYAGTFAIWDRMFGSYKEEEEEPIFGIVKPMQTWSPVWTQFHYFEELFHLSWKTKSWKDKFLVWFKPPGWKPKDLGESVVPPEIDRSTYQKFNTHIPYTLLAYSITQFFFGLGASMVYLEFKKELPLFEMCVLGFYVLWTLWNIGAIFELKTSGIVSELIRLASIAGLTYVYPFDFTHVEKLTAVLPIETLQYLPELMKQVALISFFVLGGFLVSQKRFFSIKGYTPKTV, encoded by the coding sequence ATGGAAAAGAATATAATTGAACTGATTACTCCCGTTTTTTTCGTATTGGTAGTCGTAGAACTACTTTATTCTGCGTTCGGCAACAAACCCTTTTATCGTTTTAAGGATTCTATTAATAATCTTTCGGCTGGGATCTTTATGCAGATCTTCACTGTGTTTATCACTCTCGGATTGATGGCAGTGTATTCTTGGGTTTATGCAAAATTTGGAGTATTGAATATTTCCAATGATTCTTGGATAGGCTGGGTGTTTTGTTTCATCCTCGCAGACTTCTTTTATTATTGGTATCATAGGTTCGGGCATGAGATTAATATCTTCTGGGCTTCTCATGTGGCCCATCATCAAAGCGAAGATTATAATTTTACAGTGGCCTTAAGGCAAGGGGTCACTCAAAATACATTCTCCCTTCCTTTTTATCTTCCTTTGGCAGTGATGGGATTCCCTCCTATCATGTTCCTTCTTTGTATTCAGATTAATTTTGCGTACCAGTTCTGGCTTCATACCAGAGCAATTCCCAAGTTGGGATTTTTCGAGTGGATATTCAATACTCCTTCACAACATAGAGTGCATCATGGAAGAGATCCTAAGTATATAGATAAAAATTACGCGGGAACATTTGCAATCTGGGATAGAATGTTCGGATCCTATAAAGAGGAAGAAGAAGAACCTATCTTCGGAATCGTAAAACCTATGCAGACATGGAGTCCTGTTTGGACACAGTTCCATTATTTCGAAGAGTTATTTCATCTTTCTTGGAAAACTAAAAGCTGGAAGGATAAATTTTTAGTTTGGTTTAAACCTCCGGGTTGGAAACCGAAAGATCTGGGAGAATCGGTAGTTCCACCTGAGATCGATCGATCTACTTACCAAAAATTTAATACACATATTCCGTATACATTGTTAGCTTATTCTATCACTCAGTTCTTTTTCGGGCTTGGTGCTTCTATGGTCTATCTAGAGTTTAAAAAAGAATTACCTCTTTTTGAGATGTGCGTTTTAGGTTTTTATGTGCTTTGGACTCTTTGGAATATAGGTGCGATCTTTGAATTAAAAACTTCAGGGATCGTTTCCGAGCTAATCCGATTGGCTTCGATTGCAGGATTGACTTATGTGTATCCTTTCGATTTCACTCATGTGGAGAAATTAACCGCAGTTCTTCCGATCGAAACTTTGCAATATCTTCCTGAGCTTATGAAGCAGGTTGCATTAATCTCATTCTTTGTGCTGGGAGGCTTTTTGGTTTCTCAAAAAAGATTTTTCAGCATCAAAGGATATACGCCTAAAACAGTTTAG
- a CDS encoding OmpP1/FadL family transporter, translating into MRNRVSNQKIISGSRIILAVLGILGVGTSELTAGSYGDIYGAHAGAAGMAGAVTATVNNSSAVFYNVAGLGRMNEADLFIAQWEQKEKDKEAAANGEVPKDANGNPIPQEGPLLNTEPQLSEGGAPGPWYKKAWFNFRDGFANMGKGMFTYQPLLRPNRPYHEVSFLGTYANPTLKNNAPKNENTKNPDDSYVGLGFTMNLNEIFDIGRTIRFGLNAIVPASGNLMVVNDQNPTVPRYLQSGKSNERPTIMAGVGVELWKDRLFAGVGITALAGGSGAILLKDVPISPDPVQANSQVVLTLKPIINPTYGLQFTYGKWSAGVSYKRETYLSADPIPARAQTTLLGIQLDFDLALLDQYNPRVWSYGIGFRPTEKLLLNVDVNREIWSLYKLSRIKEKYSEPLNFNDTTNVRMGAEYAFRPFLKFRGGIGKRPSPVPHYSGENNWMDNDRMIYSLGVSYIFNGRNFAFLKDRLKNPVIFDLAITNQQLKSVEINKTFPTERNPSYNYGGYIWSVTFSVSLFF; encoded by the coding sequence ATGCGAAACAGAGTTTCTAATCAAAAAATTATCTCCGGGTCGAGGATTATCCTCGCAGTATTGGGGATATTAGGGGTCGGCACATCCGAGCTGACTGCCGGTAGTTACGGGGATATTTATGGTGCCCACGCGGGTGCAGCCGGGATGGCGGGAGCAGTTACCGCTACGGTTAACAACTCATCTGCAGTTTTCTATAACGTTGCCGGATTGGGAAGGATGAACGAAGCAGATTTGTTCATCGCTCAATGGGAACAGAAAGAAAAAGATAAAGAAGCAGCGGCTAACGGAGAAGTTCCTAAGGACGCAAATGGGAATCCAATTCCTCAAGAAGGTCCTTTACTGAACACCGAACCTCAACTTTCAGAAGGCGGAGCTCCTGGTCCGTGGTACAAAAAAGCTTGGTTTAATTTCAGAGATGGTTTTGCGAATATGGGAAAGGGGATGTTCACTTACCAGCCTCTCCTTCGCCCGAACCGTCCGTATCATGAAGTTTCATTTTTAGGAACCTATGCAAACCCAACCTTAAAGAATAACGCTCCTAAGAACGAGAACACTAAAAACCCTGACGATAGTTATGTTGGTTTGGGTTTTACGATGAACCTGAACGAAATTTTCGATATAGGTAGAACTATTCGTTTCGGATTGAATGCTATCGTTCCTGCTTCGGGAAACCTGATGGTGGTAAACGATCAGAACCCTACTGTTCCTAGATACCTTCAATCAGGAAAAAGTAATGAACGTCCGACTATCATGGCCGGTGTCGGTGTGGAACTTTGGAAGGACCGTTTGTTTGCAGGGGTTGGTATCACCGCTCTTGCAGGAGGTTCCGGTGCGATCTTATTAAAAGACGTTCCGATCTCTCCAGATCCGGTACAAGCAAACTCACAAGTAGTTTTAACTTTAAAACCGATCATCAATCCGACTTATGGACTCCAATTTACTTACGGGAAATGGAGCGCCGGGGTTTCGTATAAAAGAGAAACCTATCTGTCTGCGGATCCGATTCCTGCTCGTGCTCAGACAACTCTTTTGGGGATCCAATTAGATTTCGACCTAGCTTTGTTAGATCAGTACAACCCAAGAGTTTGGTCTTATGGTATTGGATTCAGACCTACCGAAAAACTTTTACTAAACGTGGATGTGAATAGGGAAATCTGGAGTTTGTACAAACTTTCTAGAATTAAGGAAAAATATTCAGAGCCTTTAAATTTTAATGATACTACCAACGTTCGCATGGGGGCAGAGTATGCTTTCCGTCCTTTCCTGAAGTTTAGAGGTGGTATTGGAAAAAGACCTTCTCCTGTTCCTCATTATTCAGGTGAAAATAACTGGATGGATAATGATCGTATGATCTATTCCCTCGGGGTTTCCTATATATTCAACGGAAGAAACTTTGCGTTCTTGAAAGACAGATTGAAAAATCCTGTGATATTCGATTTGGCTATCACGAACCAACAGTTAAAAAGTGTGGAGATCAATAAAACTTTCCCTACAGAAAGGAATCCGAGCTACAATTACGGCGGATATATCTGGTCCGTAACCTTCTCCGTAAGCTTATTCTTCTGA